A single window of Acidimicrobiales bacterium DNA harbors:
- a CDS encoding ABC transporter ATP-binding protein, with protein MDGREGTAQRKGWIRRLIPWLAPHRRNVALAFGAALLGSGISAAVPAIEREVIDRVIIRHESALAPWIIVLVVLGVVRFGSAYIRRFVGGRVSLDLQNDLRNAIYDQLQRLDFARHDELQTGQLVSRANSDVGLLQGLMAFLPIMSGNVILLIAALAVMFFYSPLLASVSLCVVPALIWTAYRMRDRTFPASWDSQQREGEVAVVVEEAVTGVRVVKGFGQERREIEHLMDRAQVLYGSRLRAVRLQARYQPVLQAIPVFGQVAVLALGGWMAIHHRISIGTFLAFATYLVQLASPARMLAGVLIVGQQARAGAERVLDLLASTPLVEDRPGAIELPAVNGELQFDGVTFGYLQSEPVLDHFDLNVSAGETVALVGASGSGKSTVALLLPRFYDVQQGRVLVDGIDVREAKLGSLRGQIGVVFEESFLFSESVRDNIAYGRPDATDEEVEAAARAAEAHEFISRLPLGYETLVGERGLTLSGGQRQRIALARALITDPCILILDDATSSVDARVEEEIHATLRRVMRGRTTLLVAHRRSTLRLADRIAVVDGGRVVDQGTHEELMARCPTYRTLLAGPGDDAEGRGATSIEEEREPEAAGGVTSSLWQYEGMEDDESYDAAVGTGPGRAGRAALGAGLRMGGGGGGWMAGLGPTPDLLAKVAALPPARDEPDVDLWAEARYDPSFSLRRFVRPFRQYLLAGLALVIVDALATLAGPVLIRWGLDHGVAKGSQRIVFLAAAVFLAVAALDLLDSVWQVLVTGRTAERLLLALRVRIWAHLQRLSIDYYEREMAGRIMTRMTTDVDAFSNLLQTGLINAVVAMFTFAGVAVAVMVWNWRLGLVTLSVLVPLVAATLLYRRLSSVAYGRARERIAVVNASMQESLSGVRESQAFVREHHNRSQFRTLSGGYLDARLAAQRLVATYFPFVDFLSDVAVVLVLGVGSVMVADHSLTSGELVGFLLYLGLLFNPIQQLSQTFDSYQQAGASMAQINSLMAERPLVVEDPDPVMLAAVTGHVEFRALRFAYPSAAPGEEALRGVDLEIRPGETVALVGETGAGKSTIVKLLTRFYDPTSGTVEVDGVDLRQLDLESYRHHLGYVPQEAFLFSGTIRDNIAYGRPDAADEAVEAAARAVGAHELVAGLAGGYLHRVTERGRSLSTGQRQLVALARAQLVEPAILLLDEATSNLDLATEARVTRAMGVVSSGRTTVLIAHRLQTARRADRIVVMDMGRVVEEGSHEELLAGGGRYAEMWRAFELGAGDAAGGQPGEVAQSSTL; from the coding sequence ATGGATGGACGGGAGGGGACCGCGCAGAGGAAGGGCTGGATACGCCGGCTGATCCCCTGGCTGGCGCCGCACAGGCGCAACGTCGCGCTCGCGTTCGGCGCAGCGCTTCTCGGCAGTGGCATCTCGGCCGCCGTTCCCGCAATCGAACGTGAGGTCATCGACCGGGTCATCATCCGCCACGAGTCCGCGCTTGCACCTTGGATCATCGTGCTGGTCGTCCTCGGTGTAGTCAGGTTCGGGTCCGCTTACATCCGGCGGTTCGTCGGCGGACGGGTGAGCCTGGATCTTCAAAACGACCTACGGAACGCCATCTACGACCAGCTCCAGCGCCTGGACTTCGCGCGCCACGACGAACTGCAGACCGGCCAGCTGGTGTCCCGCGCCAACTCCGACGTCGGCCTGCTGCAGGGTCTGATGGCATTCCTGCCGATCATGAGCGGCAACGTCATCCTCCTCATCGCCGCCCTTGCGGTCATGTTCTTCTACTCGCCGCTTCTCGCGTCGGTCTCGCTGTGTGTCGTGCCCGCCCTCATCTGGACGGCGTACAGGATGCGAGATCGCACCTTTCCCGCGAGCTGGGATTCTCAGCAGCGCGAGGGGGAAGTGGCGGTGGTCGTCGAGGAAGCTGTCACCGGCGTCCGCGTCGTCAAGGGATTCGGCCAAGAGCGCCGCGAGATCGAGCATCTCATGGACCGGGCACAGGTTCTGTACGGGTCCAGGTTGCGAGCAGTGCGGCTCCAAGCCAGGTACCAGCCGGTCTTGCAGGCCATCCCGGTGTTCGGTCAGGTCGCTGTGCTCGCGCTCGGCGGATGGATGGCCATACACCACCGGATATCGATCGGGACCTTCTTGGCGTTCGCCACCTACCTGGTCCAGCTCGCGAGCCCGGCCCGCATGCTCGCCGGCGTCCTCATCGTCGGGCAGCAGGCACGCGCTGGGGCCGAGCGGGTGCTCGACCTTCTGGCTTCCACCCCGCTCGTCGAGGATCGTCCGGGGGCGATCGAATTGCCGGCCGTCAACGGTGAACTCCAGTTCGACGGGGTCACCTTCGGGTACCTGCAAAGCGAGCCGGTTCTCGACCACTTCGACCTCAACGTCTCGGCAGGGGAGACGGTCGCTTTGGTCGGCGCTTCGGGATCGGGCAAGTCGACCGTGGCTCTGCTGCTGCCGAGGTTCTACGACGTGCAGCAGGGACGGGTGCTGGTGGACGGCATCGACGTCCGCGAAGCGAAGCTTGGTTCGCTGCGTGGGCAGATAGGCGTGGTCTTCGAGGAGAGCTTCCTCTTCTCGGAGTCGGTTCGCGACAACATCGCGTACGGGAGGCCCGACGCCACCGACGAGGAGGTCGAGGCAGCAGCCCGCGCGGCCGAGGCCCACGAGTTCATATCCCGACTCCCCCTCGGTTACGAGACGCTCGTCGGCGAGCGCGGCCTGACCCTCTCCGGGGGGCAGCGTCAACGTATCGCCCTCGCACGGGCGCTCATCACCGACCCATGCATACTGATTCTTGACGACGCGACGAGCTCTGTCGACGCGCGCGTGGAGGAGGAGATTCACGCGACGCTCCGTCGGGTGATGCGAGGGCGCACCACTCTGCTCGTCGCACACCGGCGCTCGACACTGCGCCTCGCCGATCGCATAGCGGTTGTCGACGGCGGGAGAGTTGTCGACCAAGGCACCCACGAGGAGCTCATGGCTAGGTGCCCCACCTACCGGACCCTGCTCGCTGGTCCCGGCGACGACGCGGAGGGCCGCGGAGCGACCTCCATCGAGGAGGAGCGCGAGCCCGAGGCCGCCGGCGGCGTCACCTCGTCTTTGTGGCAGTACGAAGGGATGGAGGACGACGAAAGCTACGACGCCGCGGTCGGGACCGGCCCAGGCCGGGCCGGGAGAGCTGCCCTCGGGGCGGGTCTACGGATGGGCGGCGGGGGTGGAGGGTGGATGGCCGGACTCGGCCCTACGCCGGACCTGCTCGCGAAGGTGGCTGCTTTGCCCCCAGCGCGCGACGAGCCGGACGTCGACTTGTGGGCTGAGGCACGCTACGACCCGTCTTTCAGCCTGAGGCGGTTCGTACGGCCGTTTCGCCAGTACCTTCTCGCGGGCCTTGCCCTCGTGATCGTCGACGCGCTGGCGACGCTGGCGGGGCCAGTCCTGATCCGTTGGGGGCTCGACCATGGTGTCGCCAAGGGTTCGCAGAGGATCGTGTTCCTCGCTGCAGCGGTCTTTCTCGCAGTCGCCGCCCTCGACCTGCTCGACTCGGTGTGGCAGGTGCTCGTGACGGGGCGGACCGCCGAACGCCTGCTCCTGGCGCTGCGGGTCAGGATCTGGGCCCACCTCCAACGCCTGTCGATCGACTACTACGAGCGAGAGATGGCCGGAAGGATCATGACCCGGATGACGACCGACGTCGACGCCTTCTCGAATCTGCTCCAGACCGGTCTCATCAATGCTGTCGTCGCGATGTTCACCTTCGCCGGCGTGGCGGTCGCGGTCATGGTGTGGAACTGGCGTCTGGGATTGGTGACCCTCTCAGTCCTTGTTCCACTCGTCGCTGCCACGCTGCTCTACAGGCGGCTGTCCTCGGTCGCATACGGACGAGCGCGCGAGAGGATCGCGGTGGTGAACGCGAGTATGCAGGAGAGTCTCTCCGGCGTCCGGGAGTCTCAGGCTTTCGTGCGCGAGCACCACAACCGCAGCCAGTTCCGGACCCTGTCAGGCGGCTACCTCGATGCGCGCCTCGCCGCCCAACGACTGGTTGCCACCTACTTCCCCTTCGTCGACTTCCTTTCGGACGTCGCTGTGGTGCTGGTTCTCGGTGTCGGGTCGGTGATGGTCGCCGACCACTCGCTGACCTCCGGCGAGCTGGTCGGTTTCCTCTTGTACCTCGGCTTGCTGTTCAACCCGATCCAGCAACTGTCGCAGACGTTCGACTCCTACCAGCAGGCAGGCGCGTCGATGGCGCAGATCAACTCGTTGATGGCCGAGCGCCCGCTCGTTGTCGAAGACCCCGACCCGGTGATGCTGGCTGCGGTCACGGGGCACGTGGAGTTCCGCGCTCTTCGCTTCGCGTACCCGTCCGCCGCTCCAGGTGAAGAAGCTCTTCGCGGCGTCGACCTCGAGATACGGCCCGGTGAAACGGTAGCGCTCGTCGGCGAAACCGGTGCGGGCAAGTCCACGATCGTCAAGCTCCTGACCCGCTTCTACGACCCGACCTCGGGGACGGTGGAGGTCGACGGGGTGGATCTGAGACAGCTCGACCTCGAGTCGTACCGTCACCACCTCGGGTACGTTCCGCAGGAGGCCTTCCTCTTCTCGGGCACGATCCGCGACAACATCGCATACGGACGCCCGGACGCCGCGGACGAAGCGGTGGAGGCTGCTGCGAGAGCCGTGGGCGCGCATGAACTCGTCGCGGGGCTTGCCGGTGGCTACCTGCACCGAGTCACCGAGCGCGGTCGGTCGCTGTCGACCGGGCAACGACAGCTCGTCGCGCTTGCCAGAGCCCAGCTGGTCGAACCCGCGATCCTCCTGCTCGACGAGGCGACCTCCAACCTGGATCTCGCCACCGAGGCCAGGGTCACCCGCGCCATGGGGGTCGTGTCGAGCGGCCGGACCACGGTTCTCATCGCGCACCGACTGCAAACCGCGCGCCGAGCGGACCGGATCGTGGTGATGGACATGGGGCGCGTCGTCGAGGAAGGTTCCCACGAAGAGCTCTTGGCCGGGGGCGGACGTTATGCCGAGATGTGGCGCGCTTTCGAACTGGGAGCGGGTGATGCGGCCGGCGGCCAGCCTGGCGAAGTTGCCCAGTCCTCGACGCTCTAG
- a CDS encoding CapA family protein, whose amino-acid sequence MVFAALRARVFIAIAIAIALVAVLVPGTAGSVVAATAPSGPAVLTFGDAPFYGTTASIRLNRPVVGMAATPDGGGYWLVASDGGIFTFGDAPFYGCGVGSLGSGRVAAAVIGSPTGRGYDILATSGTVRIGFAGDVNGVGRVATLMSEGGDPLAAMRPILGSNDVNLVNLETSVGSAGQAQNKQYTFQSPPELLYRLRAAGVSVVNLANNHSLDFGVAGLLQTISDARAAGLLVVGAGATRAEAYSPAVVDTPAGRVAFLGLSQVVPAGWAATATQPGVASAFDLPAAIAAVREARSLADQVVVMVHAGVELNQCPTADQYALTKALVGAGANVVVGSHPHVLQGLERIGSALVDYSLGDFVWYAGSPQIDVTGLLSVELGSAGADTYEFTPAVIDATGSPQPLTGAAASGALANLASLTPGSGRC is encoded by the coding sequence ATGGTCTTCGCAGCTTTGCGGGCGCGAGTCTTCATAGCCATCGCCATAGCTATCGCCCTGGTCGCGGTGTTGGTTCCGGGCACTGCCGGCTCGGTCGTTGCGGCCACCGCGCCATCAGGACCTGCGGTCCTCACCTTCGGCGACGCACCCTTCTACGGAACCACCGCAAGCATCCGCCTCAACCGGCCCGTGGTCGGCATGGCCGCCACCCCCGACGGAGGCGGCTACTGGCTCGTCGCCTCCGACGGCGGCATCTTCACCTTCGGCGACGCACCCTTCTACGGATGCGGCGTCGGCTCGTTGGGATCCGGCCGCGTCGCCGCGGCCGTCATCGGCAGTCCAACCGGTCGGGGCTATGACATTCTGGCCACTAGCGGAACCGTGCGCATCGGGTTCGCCGGTGACGTCAACGGGGTCGGCCGCGTCGCGACCCTCATGAGTGAAGGTGGCGATCCCCTGGCAGCGATGCGGCCCATCCTGGGATCAAACGACGTCAATCTCGTGAATCTGGAGACCTCCGTAGGCTCGGCCGGGCAGGCTCAGAACAAGCAGTACACCTTCCAGTCCCCGCCGGAGCTGCTGTACCGCTTGCGGGCGGCCGGGGTCTCGGTCGTCAACCTGGCGAACAACCACAGCCTCGACTTCGGTGTCGCCGGCCTTCTTCAAACGATCTCGGATGCCCGCGCCGCAGGGCTGCTCGTCGTGGGGGCCGGCGCGACGAGAGCCGAGGCCTACTCGCCGGCAGTTGTCGACACCCCGGCTGGCAGAGTCGCCTTCCTCGGCTTGAGCCAGGTCGTCCCCGCAGGTTGGGCCGCCACCGCGACCCAGCCTGGGGTGGCCTCCGCCTTCGACCTGCCGGCGGCCATCGCCGCTGTCCGCGAAGCCCGCTCGCTTGCCGATCAAGTCGTCGTCATGGTTCACGCGGGTGTCGAGCTGAACCAGTGCCCGACGGCCGACCAATATGCTCTCACCAAGGCGTTGGTGGGCGCCGGAGCCAACGTTGTCGTCGGTTCGCATCCTCACGTTCTCCAGGGTCTCGAGCGGATCGGATCAGCGCTCGTGGACTACAGCCTTGGGGACTTTGTCTGGTATGCCGGAAGCCCCCAGATTGATGTCACGGGGTTGCTGTCGGTGGAGCTGGGTTCGGCCGGGGCGGACACCTACGAGTTCACACCTGCTGTGATCGACGCCACGGGCAGCCCGCAACCACTGACTGGGGCGGCGGCGAGCGGCGCCCTCGCCAACCTCGCTTCACTGACGCCCGGTTCCGGTCGCTGCTGA
- a CDS encoding ribonuclease HII, whose product MNRPPSLKIEREHWDAGDQIVVGVDEVGRGAWAGPITVGAAVLPRDRRVYRVRDSKMLRESERERLFERIASWCVAWGVGSASQEECDAVGMADAQRLAARRALEALGVQPDRVLVDGNWDFVGTGSTRKLIRGDATCLSIAAASILAKVTRDRVMRSEADNYPGYEFDANKGYPCPRHKMALHAYGPTAIHRRTWIFMEGLVWGVEGSRATPRRWAVEPGAPEIGMVE is encoded by the coding sequence ATGAACCGCCCCCCGAGCCTGAAGATCGAGCGGGAACACTGGGATGCCGGCGATCAAATAGTGGTAGGAGTCGACGAGGTCGGCAGGGGAGCGTGGGCCGGTCCGATCACCGTCGGCGCAGCTGTACTTCCCCGGGACAGGCGGGTCTACCGGGTGCGTGATTCCAAGATGCTGCGCGAGTCGGAGCGTGAGCGGCTGTTCGAGAGGATCGCGAGCTGGTGCGTCGCGTGGGGAGTCGGGTCCGCATCGCAGGAGGAGTGTGACGCCGTCGGGATGGCAGACGCGCAGCGGCTCGCAGCGCGGCGTGCGCTGGAGGCGCTCGGCGTGCAGCCGGATCGCGTGCTCGTCGACGGCAACTGGGACTTCGTCGGCACCGGGTCGACCCGGAAGCTCATCAGAGGCGACGCGACATGCCTGTCGATTGCGGCGGCGTCGATCCTCGCCAAGGTCACCCGTGACAGGGTTATGCGATCCGAAGCCGATAACTACCCCGGCTACGAGTTCGACGCCAACAAGGGCTACCCGTGCCCCCGTCACAAGATGGCCTTGCACGCATACGGCCCAACCGCCATACATCGCCGGACCTGGATCTTCATGGAAGGCCTCGTCTGGGGCGTAGAAGGATCTCGAGCGACCCCGCGCCGATGGGCGGTCGAGCCAGGGGCGCCCGAGATCGGAATGGTCGAGTGA
- a CDS encoding pyrimidine reductase family protein: protein MIRRLLPSPADLEGPEDLEAFYELPPVRHLRADFVVSLDGAAEIEGRSGPLGAPADREAFMAMRAVADAVMVGAGTVRAENYGTVKLPAEVQDRREKRGQHRLPPLVMVSRRGLLDPAAKCFAQGEPPIVMTTGRALAEHPELREAADAVECGAEEVDLRFAVDHLGGRGLQRVLCEGGPSLLNSLIAANLVDEMCVTISPLMAGPQRLHLSGGHPFEHPVRFRLEALLEGDGMLLGRYRRSSEQ from the coding sequence TTGATACGTCGCCTCCTGCCCTCGCCGGCAGATCTCGAAGGGCCCGAGGACCTCGAAGCCTTCTACGAGCTGCCTCCGGTCCGCCACCTGCGCGCCGACTTCGTCGTCTCCCTCGACGGCGCGGCCGAGATCGAAGGCCGGAGCGGACCGCTCGGCGCGCCCGCCGACCGCGAAGCGTTCATGGCGATGCGGGCGGTGGCGGACGCGGTGATGGTAGGCGCAGGAACGGTTCGGGCCGAGAACTACGGCACCGTCAAGCTCCCGGCCGAGGTGCAGGACCGCCGCGAGAAGCGGGGTCAGCACCGCCTGCCTCCGCTGGTGATGGTCAGCAGGCGGGGCCTCCTCGACCCCGCTGCCAAATGCTTCGCGCAGGGCGAGCCCCCCATCGTGATGACGACGGGAAGAGCCTTGGCCGAACACCCCGAGCTCCGCGAAGCTGCCGACGCCGTGGAATGCGGTGCGGAAGAGGTGGATCTCCGCTTCGCCGTCGACCATCTTGGCGGTCGGGGCCTCCAGCGGGTTTTGTGCGAAGGCGGTCCGTCGTTGCTCAACTCGCTCATCGCAGCGAATCTCGTGGACGAGATGTGTGTCACCATCTCGCCCCTGATGGCGGGCCCCCAGCGGCTCCATCTCTCCGGCGGCCATCCCTTCGAGCATCCTGTGCGATTCCGGCTCGAGGCTCTGCTCGAGGGGGACGGGATGCTGCTCGGCCGCTACCGGCGCTCGAGCGAACAATGA
- a CDS encoding RpiB/LacA/LacB family sugar-phosphate isomerase, whose translation MRVALGTDEVTSLVDEIEEHLEVAGHEVVRVARPQPWPRAGKSVGEAVASGLADRGVVCCWTGTGVSIAANKVSGVRAALCVDAATAAGARRWNDANVLALSLRLTSVEVSREILDAFMNTATDPGEAAMVAELS comes from the coding sequence GTGCGGGTGGCGTTGGGCACAGACGAGGTCACATCCTTGGTGGACGAGATCGAAGAGCACCTGGAGGTGGCAGGCCACGAGGTCGTCCGCGTCGCCCGCCCACAACCGTGGCCGCGAGCAGGCAAGTCGGTCGGTGAGGCGGTCGCTTCGGGGCTCGCCGACAGAGGAGTCGTGTGCTGCTGGACGGGCACCGGGGTGTCGATCGCAGCGAACAAGGTCTCGGGCGTGCGGGCAGCGCTGTGTGTCGACGCAGCTACCGCGGCGGGAGCGCGCAGGTGGAACGACGCCAACGTCCTGGCACTCAGCCTGCGCCTAACCAGCGTGGAGGTGTCCCGTGAGATCCTCGACGCATTCATGAACACGGCGACCGATCCCGGCGAAGCCGCAATGGTGGCCGAGCTCAGTTGA
- the cofC gene encoding 2-phospho-L-lactate guanylyltransferase, translated as MGDDPLRTPVTARIADLAGRAGAIGADAVLVPVKAFGQAKLRLAPALSPDRRAALARTMATRVVESAAGLAVAVVCDNLEVATWARKLGARVIWEPGRGLNGAVQQGVDRLAADGARLVVVAAGDLPLASDLRWVTEFDGITIVPDRHRDGTNVICVPGTCGFRFSYGPGSFARHVAEAERVKVGLRVVQDTPLAWDVDVPDDLAAVQD; from the coding sequence ATGGGTGACGACCCTCTGAGAACTCCTGTGACCGCTCGCATTGCGGATCTCGCCGGGAGAGCCGGCGCGATCGGTGCAGACGCCGTGCTCGTGCCGGTCAAGGCCTTTGGCCAGGCCAAACTGCGGCTTGCCCCTGCGTTGTCCCCCGACAGGAGGGCTGCTCTCGCCCGGACCATGGCTACGAGGGTGGTCGAGTCGGCGGCCGGATTGGCCGTAGCGGTGGTGTGCGACAACCTCGAGGTAGCAACTTGGGCTCGCAAGCTGGGAGCTCGTGTCATATGGGAGCCAGGGCGCGGTCTCAACGGCGCCGTGCAGCAGGGTGTGGACCGCTTGGCCGCAGACGGAGCACGGCTGGTGGTGGTGGCGGCGGGCGATCTGCCGCTCGCGTCCGACCTGCGTTGGGTAACCGAGTTCGACGGCATCACCATCGTCCCAGACCGCCATCGAGATGGGACGAACGTCATCTGTGTGCCCGGCACGTGCGGATTCCGGTTCTCGTACGGCCCGGGGTCCTTCGCCCGGCACGTTGCGGAGGCGGAGAGGGTGAAGGTCGGGCTCCGTGTCGTCCAGGACACACCGCTCGCTTGGGATGTGGACGTTCCGGACGACCTGGCAGCGGTCCAGGATTAG
- a CDS encoding histone H1-like repetitive region-containing protein: MSPTKKAAPAAKKATARKSTAKKTAKRSPAKKTAAAKRTTARKTGAVKKSTAKRTAAKKSAAKKTTARKSAAKKTTARKSAAKKTTARKTAAKKTTARKTAAKKTAR, translated from the coding sequence ATGAGCCCAACCAAGAAGGCTGCGCCCGCCGCCAAGAAGGCGACGGCGAGGAAATCAACAGCTAAGAAGACTGCCAAGCGGTCGCCCGCCAAGAAGACGGCGGCGGCCAAGAGGACAACGGCCCGCAAGACCGGGGCTGTGAAGAAGTCGACAGCCAAGCGGACAGCCGCAAAGAAGTCCGCGGCGAAGAAGACGACGGCCCGAAAGTCAGCCGCCAAGAAGACCACCGCGCGGAAGTCCGCGGCGAAGAAGACGACAGCTCGAAAGACTGCCGCCAAGAAGACCACCGCGAGGAAGACGGCGGCCAAGAAGACCGCCCGCTAA
- the lon gene encoding endopeptidase La gives MPPIAVSALPLLPLDSGVVLPGMTITIALETDEAKAAIEAAASSDDRLVLVPRLRDPRGGAGGSNVGGKYASVGTIASVDRSGKLPGGTPAVVVTGHERAVIGAATGSTGSALWVSTEIVREAAPEPGAEESARELRAVFEAIAEHRGFRLAGDALRDIDSPGRLADMAGYWPDLSLERKVELLETVDPAKRVALVLAWARETLAEIELKDKIRNEVSEGMERTQREYLLRQQLAAIRKELGETDGQVGEEDYRERLAGLDVPQATRDTIEREIDRLERTSDQSPEHGWIRTWLDTVFEIPWGRRSDDRLDVSEAKRILDDDHTGLDDVKQRLLEHLAVRKLRAERGIETSAPANERGTGGMILTLAGPPGVGKTSLGQSIARATGRQFVRVALGGVRDEAEIRGHRRTYVGAMPGRIVRAVKDAGTMNPVLLLDEVDKLGSDWRGDPSSALLEVLDPAQNHTFRDHYLDLDLDLSDVLFIATANMMEQIPGPLLDRMEVVRVDGYTDDEKVAIARDHLIGRQLASAGLFDTEVSVGDDTLRAIVTGYTHEAGVRSLERELARLMRRAAAKVAEEPGSVPLIVTPDQLSEWLGRPRHHAEIAERTSLPGVATGLAVTGAGGEVLFVEASSSQGDAGLTITGQLGEVMQESAQIALSYVKAHAEGLGVPEDAFERRRLHVHVPAGAIPKDGPSAGVTMTTAIVSLLTGVPVRPEVGMTGEITLRGKVLPIGGVKQKVLAAHRAGLTEVVLPARNEADVEDVPDSVRKQMKFHFAREIAEVLEYALSRNSLVAQGNF, from the coding sequence ATGCCCCCCATCGCTGTGTCCGCCCTGCCACTTCTGCCCCTCGACTCCGGGGTCGTCCTCCCCGGCATGACCATCACGATTGCACTGGAGACCGACGAGGCCAAGGCCGCAATCGAAGCCGCCGCCAGCTCCGACGACCGTCTGGTACTGGTGCCCAGGCTGCGGGATCCCAGGGGTGGGGCAGGTGGATCGAATGTCGGCGGCAAGTACGCGTCCGTCGGGACAATTGCTTCTGTCGACCGGTCGGGCAAGCTTCCCGGTGGCACCCCGGCTGTGGTGGTCACCGGACACGAGCGCGCTGTGATAGGCGCAGCCACGGGCTCCACGGGCAGCGCGCTGTGGGTCAGCACGGAGATCGTCCGCGAAGCTGCGCCCGAGCCCGGGGCAGAGGAGTCCGCCCGGGAGCTGCGCGCGGTCTTCGAAGCGATCGCCGAGCATCGTGGATTCCGGCTCGCCGGTGACGCCCTTCGCGACATCGACTCGCCGGGCCGGCTGGCGGACATGGCCGGGTACTGGCCGGACCTGTCACTGGAGAGGAAGGTCGAGCTCCTCGAGACGGTGGACCCCGCCAAGCGCGTAGCTCTGGTGCTCGCCTGGGCCCGCGAGACCCTCGCAGAGATCGAGCTCAAGGACAAGATTCGCAACGAGGTCTCCGAGGGTATGGAGCGCACCCAGCGCGAGTACCTGCTCCGCCAGCAGCTCGCCGCCATCCGCAAGGAACTGGGGGAGACGGACGGCCAGGTCGGAGAGGAGGACTATCGCGAGCGGCTCGCTGGACTGGACGTCCCGCAGGCGACGCGCGATACCATCGAGCGGGAGATCGACCGCCTAGAACGCACCAGCGACCAGAGCCCCGAACACGGGTGGATCCGCACGTGGCTCGACACGGTGTTCGAGATCCCCTGGGGTCGCCGTTCGGATGACCGGCTGGACGTCTCAGAGGCGAAACGGATTCTCGACGACGACCACACCGGTCTCGACGACGTCAAGCAGCGTCTGCTCGAGCATCTCGCGGTGCGTAAGTTGCGAGCCGAGAGAGGTATCGAAACGTCCGCGCCAGCGAACGAGCGCGGTACGGGCGGCATGATCCTCACTCTTGCCGGCCCTCCCGGGGTCGGCAAGACGTCGCTGGGTCAATCGATCGCGCGGGCCACCGGACGCCAGTTCGTGCGCGTCGCTCTCGGTGGAGTACGCGACGAGGCCGAGATAAGAGGTCACCGGCGCACCTATGTCGGGGCGATGCCGGGTCGGATAGTTCGTGCCGTCAAGGACGCCGGGACGATGAACCCGGTCCTCCTTCTCGACGAGGTCGACAAGCTTGGGAGCGACTGGCGCGGGGATCCGTCCTCGGCTCTGCTCGAAGTCCTCGACCCCGCACAGAACCACACCTTCCGGGATCACTACCTCGACCTCGATCTCGACCTCTCCGATGTCCTATTCATCGCCACCGCGAACATGATGGAGCAGATTCCCGGGCCATTGCTCGACCGGATGGAAGTGGTCCGCGTAGACGGATACACCGACGACGAGAAGGTCGCCATCGCGCGCGACCATCTGATCGGCCGCCAACTTGCCAGCGCCGGTCTGTTCGACACGGAGGTTTCCGTCGGGGACGACACTCTGCGCGCGATCGTCACCGGATACACCCACGAGGCAGGGGTCCGATCGCTCGAGCGCGAGCTCGCGAGGCTGATGCGGCGGGCCGCTGCCAAGGTGGCAGAGGAACCCGGTTCCGTACCGCTCATCGTGACCCCGGACCAGCTGAGCGAGTGGCTTGGAAGGCCCCGTCATCATGCTGAGATCGCTGAGCGCACCTCGCTTCCGGGTGTCGCAACCGGTCTTGCCGTGACCGGAGCCGGCGGTGAAGTTCTGTTCGTCGAAGCGAGTTCCTCCCAAGGCGACGCGGGTCTCACCATCACAGGCCAGCTCGGCGAAGTCATGCAGGAATCGGCTCAGATCGCGCTTTCGTATGTCAAAGCGCACGCCGAGGGCCTTGGTGTTCCGGAGGACGCGTTCGAACGACGCAGGCTGCACGTCCATGTCCCAGCCGGTGCAATCCCCAAGGACGGACCTTCCGCGGGCGTAACCATGACTACCGCTATCGTCAGCTTGCTGACGGGTGTTCCTGTGCGACCTGAAGTTGGAATGACAGGTGAGATCACACTTCGTGGCAAAGTCTTGCCGATCGGTGGTGTGAAGCAGAAAGTTCTCGCCGCGCACCGCGCAGGACTGACCGAAGTTGTGTTGCCGGCGCGCAACGAAGCAGACGTCGAAGACGTTCCGGACAGTGTCAGGAAGCAGATGAAGTTCCACTTCGCGCGTGAGATCGCAGAAGTTCTCGAATACGCCCTGAGCCGGAATTCCCTTGTGGCACAAGGAAATTTTTAG